The proteins below come from a single Gossypium raimondii isolate GPD5lz chromosome 2, ASM2569854v1, whole genome shotgun sequence genomic window:
- the LOC105789112 gene encoding puromycin-sensitive aminopeptidase produces the protein MARLIFPCKSSCLARTSLLGLISSAPVKRSVCSVKSISGYRCFSALEATHRRNYRFPHSLPYRARETSRRLICSVATEPLPKRVEESDMDAPKEIFLKDYKSPDYYFDTVDLRFSLGEEKTIVASKITVFPRVEGSSAPLVLDGVDLKLISIKVDGKELKEGDYHLDSRHLTLPSPPEGKFTLEIDTEIQPQNNTSLEGLYKSSGNFCTQCEAEGFRKITFYQDRPDIMAKYTCRIEADKLLYPVLLSNGNLIEQGTLEGGKHYAVWEDPFKKPCYLFALVAGQLESRDDTFVTRSGRKVALRIWTPAQDVPKTAHAMYSLKAAMKWDEDVFGLEYDLDLFNVVAVPDFNMGAMENKSLNIFNSKLVLASPETASDADYAAILGVIGHEYFHNWTGNRVTCRDWFQLSLKEGLTVFRDQEFSSDMGSRTVKRIADVSKLRNYQFPQDAGPMAHPVRPHSYIKMDNFYTVTVYEKGAEVVRMYKTLLGTQGFRKGMDLYFKRHDGQAVTCEDFFAAMKDANGADFANFLLWYSQAGTPVVKVTSSYNAEAHTFSLKFSQEVPPTPGQPVKESMFIPVAVGLLDSSGKDMTLSSVYHNGTLQSVASNNQPVLSTVLRVTKKEEEFVFCDIFERPIPSLLRGYSAPVRLESDLSDSDLFFLLAHDSDEFNRWESGQVLARKLMLSLVADFQQSKPLTLNPKFVQGLKSILCDPSLDKEFIAKAITLPGEGEIMDMMEVADPDAVHAVRTFIRKELASQLKSEFLSTVENNRSSEEYVFDHPNMAGRALKNTALAYLGSLEDSEITELALHEYKTATNMTDQFAALSAISQKPGKTRDDVLADFYTKWQHNYLVVNKWFALQAMSNIPGNVENVRKLLNHPAFDLRNPNKVYSLIGGFCGSPVNFHAKDGSGYKFLGEIVLQLDKLNPQVASRMVSAFSRWRRFDESRQTLAKQQLETIMSANGLSENVFEIASKSLA, from the exons atgGCCCGGTTGATTTTTCCTTGCAAAAGTTCGTGTTTGGCAAGGACCAGTCTTTTGGGTTTGATCTCTTCTGCTCCT GTTAAAAGGAGTGTCTGTTCAGTGAAGAGTATATCTGGGTATAGGTGTTTCTCGGCTCTAGAG GCCACGCATAGAAGAAATTACAGGTTTCCACATTCTTTGCCTTAT AGGGCAAGAGAAACCAGCAGAAGGCTGATTTGTTCAGTTGCAACGGAACCTTTACCTAAGCGAGTTGAAGAATCCGATATGGATGCACCTAAAGAAATCTTTCTTAAGGACTACAAGTCCCCTGACTACTACTTTGACACG GTGGATTTGAGATTTTCATTGGGCGAGGAGAAAACAATTGTTGCTTCAAAAATAACTGTGTTCCCCCGTGTTGAAG GTTCTTCTGCTCCATTGGTTTTGGATGGGGTAGATCTGAAGCTAATTTCAATCAAGGTTGATGGCAAGGAACTGAAG GAGGGAGATTATCATTTAGACTCACGACATTTGACACTTCCATCACCACCAGAAGGCAAATTTACTTTGGAAATTGATACTGAGATACAACCTCAGAACAACACTTCATTGGAG GGGCTCTACAAGTCATCTGGGAATTTCTGTACACAATGTGAAGCTGAGGGTTTCaggaaaattacattttatcaa GACCGTCCTGATATAATGGCAAAATACACATGCCGTATCGAAGCTGATAAGTTACTGTATCCTGTATTGTTATCTAATGGAAATCTCATAGAGCAAGGAACCCTTGAG GGTGGCAAACATTATGCTGTATGGGAAGATCCCTTTAAGAAGCCATGTTACTTGTTTGCCTTAGTAGCCGGCCAATTGGAGAGCAGAGATGACACATTTGTTACCCGCTCTGGCCGAAAAGTGGCTCTAAGGATCTGGACCCCAGCACAAGATGTACCCAAGACTGCACATGCCATGTATTCACTTAAAGCAGCTATGAAGTGGGATGAAGAT GTTTTTGGTCTTGAGTATGACCTGGATCTTTTCAATGTTGTCGCTGTTCCTGATTTCAACAT GGGAGCCATGGAAAACAAGAGTCTGAAT ATTTTCAATTCAAAGCTTGTTTTGGCTTCTCCTGAAACTGCTTCAGATGCTGATTATGCTGCAATTTTGGGTGTTATTGGTCACGAG TATTTTCACAATTGGACTGGCAACAG AGTGACTTGCCGGGATTGGTTTCAGCTCAGCTTGAAGGAGGGCCTCACTGTGTTCCGTGACCAG GAATTTTCATCTGACATGGGAAGCCGTACAGTGAAGAGGATTGCCGATGTTTCAAAGCTTCGGAATTATCAATTCCCACAG GATGCTGGTCCCATGGCTCATCCGGTTAGGCCACATTCTTACATTAAG ATGGACAACTTCTACACAG TGACG GTTTATGAAAAG GGAGCTGAAGTTGTCAGGATGTACAAAACACTCCTAGGAACTCAAGGGTTCCGAAag GGTATGGATCTTTACTTTAAAAGGCATGACGGGCAAGCAGTAACTTGCGAAGACTTCTTTGCTGCCATGAAAGATGCAAATGGTGCGGATTTTGCTAACTTCTTGCTATG GTATTCACAAGCTGGGACTCCTGTAGTAAAAGTTACTTCATCCTACAATGCTGAGGCTCATACTTTTTCTTTGAAGTTTAG TCAAGAAGTACCCCCAACTCCTGGGCAACCTGTTAAAGAATCGATGTTCATTCCAGTAGCTGTTGGTCTACTGGACTCAAGTGGAAAGGACATGACTCTATCTTCTGTGTATCACAATGGGACATTGCAGTCTGTTGCAAGCAACAATCAACCAGTCCTCAGCACTGTTCTTCGAGTAACTAAG aaagaagaagaatttgtgttttgtgatatATTCGAGCGGCCAATTCCATCTCTACTGCGAGGTTATAGTGCTCCTGTCCGTCTTGAATCTGATCTCTCCGACAGTGACCTATTTTTCCTTCTCGCTCATGATTCGGACGAGTTTAATCG ctGGGAGTCCGGACAGGTGCTGGCAAGGAAGCTGATGCTCAGCTTAGTTGCTGATTTCCAACAAAGCAAACCATTGACCTTGAATCCCAAATTTGTTCAAGGTCTCAAAAGCATACTTTGTGATCCAAGCTTGGATAAG GAATTCATCGCAAAAGCAATAACTCTCCCCGGTGAAGGGGAAATAATGGATATGATGGAAGTTGCTGATCCTGATGCTGTTCATGCTGTTCGAACCTTCATTAGAAAGGAGCTTGCCTCACAACTAAAATCAGAGTTTTTAAGCACA GTTGAGAACAATAGAAGCTCAGAGGAGTATGTATTTGACCATCCTAATATGGCCGGACGTGCCCTCAAGAATACTGCTCTTG CATATCTTGGTTCCCTTGAAGATTCAGAGATAACTGAGCTTGCACTGCATGAGTACAAGACTGCAACAAATATGACAGACCAATTTGCTGCTTTGTCTGCCATTTCCCAGAAACCAGGTAAAACTCGTGATGACGTTTTGGCCGACTTCTATACCAAGTGGCAACATAACTACCTG GTTGTAAACAAATGGTTTGCCCTTCAAGCCATGTCTAACATTCCCGGTAACGTTGAGAATGTTCGCAAACTCTTAAATCATCCAGCATTTGACCTTCGTAATCCAAACAAG GTGTACTCACTTATCGGAGGATTTTGTGGATCTCCTGTGAATTTCCATGCCAAGGATGGTTCCGGCTACAAGTTCTTGGGTGAAATAGTACTACAACTTGACAAGCTAAATCCTCAG GTGGCCTCTCGCATGGTGTCAGCCTTCTCAAGGTGGAGGCGTTTCGATGAAAGCCGTCAAACACTAGCCAAG CAACAACTGGAGACGATAATGTCTGCCAATGGATTATCAGAGAACGTATTCGAGATTGCTTCAAAGAGCTTAGCTTAG
- the LOC105789111 gene encoding ubiquitin-conjugating enzyme E2 5: protein MSEPLLGVAFLCEEIPFLFSSHLVSSFLKKKKMSSPSKRREMDLMKLMMSDYKVEMINDGMQEFYVEFNGPKDSPYHGGVWKIRVELPDAYPYKSPSIGFINKIYHPNVDEMSGSVCLDVINQTWSPMFDLVNVFAVFLPQLLLYPNPSDPLNGEAAALMMRDRTSYEQRVKEYCEKYAKLEDIGAAPEEKSSDEELSDDEYAASDDEEIAGKADP from the exons ATGTCTGAACCACTTTTGGGGGTTGCGTTTCTTTGTGAAGAAATcccatttctcttctcttctcatTTGGTTTCCTCTTttctcaagaaaaaaaaaatgtcttCTCCAAGCAAACGCCGAGAGATGGACTTGATGAAACT GATGATGAGTGATTATAAGGTGGAGATGATCAACGATGGCATGCAAGAATTTTATGTTGAATTCAATGGACCAAAAGATA GTCCTTATCATGGTGGTGTGTGGAAGATAAGGGTGGAACTTCCAGATGCTTACCCTTATAAATCTCCATCAATTGGCTTTATTAACAAGATCTACCACCCAAATGTTGATGAAAt GTCTGGTTCAGTTTGTTTGGATGTCATTAATCAAACTTGGAGCCCCATGTTTg ATTTGGTGAATGTGTTTGCAGTGTTCCTTCCTCAACTTCTTTTGTATCCCAATCCATCGGATCCATTGAATGGAGAAGCTGCTGCACTTATGATGCGTGATCGTACATCTTATGAACAAAGAGTGAAAG AGTATTGTGAGAAGTATGCCAAGCTAGAAGACATTGGAGCAGCCCCTGAAGAGAAGTCCAGTGATGAAGAACTAAGTGATGACGAATATGCTGCCTCGGATGACGAGGAAATAGCTGGAAAAGCTGACCCTTAA